CGATGGAATCTTTGAACCAGTCTTTACTCATTCATCCTCTCCACTTGACTCAGACCAGTACACCGAACTATCAAGTTTTCTTTGCGGTGTAGAAACTTTTTTTCTTCGGATTCAGTCCAATGCCATAGGAGCTTTAAAATTCGAGTTTGGATACATATCGTATGGATCTTAATGTATATGAGCATGGATATGGTACTGCTGAATATAATGCAAGAGGTGGACGACAATTAAACAAGACAGTATATGTACACGATGTGCATTGTTTGATGCCCATTTATCTTCTAATAGCAATTATTTAGAGATGCACAACTTTCTGCAGTATGAGAGATATATGATGcaggattttgttttttttttttgctgaaatggATGATTCATACATTTCTGGTACGGATACAtctaataaagtcaaaaaataaaagattttgaAGCGCTCTAGGCAACACCCTATCTCCGACCCACAGGATGTCTTCGAAGTGACTGGTTATGTACGAAGCCACCGAATCCATAGCCTTGTTACTCTCTAAATAAATGCTTGGTCTGAAAGATCACTCGGTTATTCACCATAACTAAAATATTCTGAAGCAGATGGTGACCCCACTAACATAGCTAGAGCCATTTTGAATTTAGACGTTCACAGTGGCCATACAAGATCTTGGTTGAATGTATGTATACCATGGATTATATAATACTCTTAACAAAAGGCTTTTGAAGCTGGTGGTGTTCTTGCACCAAAAACTACGGAGTCAGTTAACGactcggtaccggttcggtgtCCCCCGACCCAACCTCAACTCTCTTTCTCTCCGGGATAGCCGGCGAACCGCCGTGAGCGACCCGGAACATCCATCTCGGAGGctttctaaaaataaataaaggcataAAAAACCGAGCACTACCGGTGAGCCGGTGGGTCCCATCTCCGGCCCCACGCATGATTGCTACGTACCCTTTTTGTCCCCGCCCCAACCCCCCTCCTCGCGGCCAACGAGCGATTTTGgccttcctttctctcttcccCTTCACCTCCTCCGCGCCGACCTTCTCCCGGCTCCCCGCGGCGTATCCTGCCCCGCTTTGTGGCCCCAACAGCGCCTCGCCACGTGGACGCCCGCCAGCCCTCGCTCCCCTGACTCCTGTCCTTTTTCCTGCCTCTCCGGGGCTCTCATGGCGGAGCTGGCCGCGGCGGAGGTCTACGCCGCCGCCGGGCGGAGGACGACGACGGGGCAGGCGTGGCGGACGGTGCTGGGCTGGCTGGGATTCCTGTTCCAGATCCTGCTCCAGATCCTGAGAGGCACGCCGTCTTGGGCTCAGGTGCTCTCCTTCGTCGGCCTCCGCCaccccctcctctcctcctcctcctcctcctccccggcCTTCAAGCCCCTCCCCGCCGAGGCACCCAACGACACCCCGCCCCCGCCTCCCCCGGAGGTTCTCGATAAGCTCACGGTATGTCATCGTCTCCGGTCCTCTTGTTCTAATTTTTTTGTTCCCTTGGTGgtatttcctttctttcctgggaaaaaaagggagaaaggaGCCACTTTTGTCCTTGAATGTAATAAAAACCTcatcttttcttgtttttctgcatctttacTAGTGATTTTTATTTTCGATTAGAAGGACGAATGGTTAGCGGGATCCGGTTTTCGTGCGATTGGTGTAGATTTGTTGGTTACTTTTGATCTTTGTGAGCTTTCTGGATCCGGATGTTCTGTTTGGAATTGGGAGATCGGTCATTAAACTGGAACGATGCTAGGATCCGATCATGTATTCTCTCGAGTTCTGAccaattttagattcttttgggAGCTTTGGGTGCCTGTAACATCTATTCTCCTTTAGTTTCAAATCCGAATTTCGCCACTTGCGGCTTCAGGGGCTTGATATAATTATTGGATTCTAAAAGGTGGGGTGATGATTGATTCCAATTACTGGgaatggttttaggatgaagcgTTGAATACTGAGACATGTTCGTCTTTTCGGCTGATGCTGTCTGACCATCACACAATTCAAGATCAGTTTTGAGAGGATTTACATCATCTGGGTTAAGCAGCGAAAGAGCTCCATACTCCGTGAGGGATGGTCAAGAACAAGATCAAAATTGCATATGACTTGGTCCAGCTTTTGCCTCTTCTCGCACTTGGCCTTGGATTTCTATTTGCTGACAGGAATACTGCCATTGCTACCACCACTAACGCAACATGCTCACACCACTACAAGCCTTTTTCACCAATCATACAGCCCACCTCCCCCTCCCCACAAAAAGGCAACCCCCAATCAGCAATTCGTGTGTTCCATAGTGATGCAGAACTGGACAGCAGCCGAAAAGATTGCAACTTTTTAAGATAGATGAAATGCAAAAAAGGACATGCTTTTGGTACCGTCTTTTCCCATGTTCGGCTACAAGGTTTGGTTAAGAGGATCGTAAGGGGGTGCTATATTATTAGAGGCTTGAAGTCATATCACAATCTGTGGTATACCCAACAATAGAAAGTTAGAAACCACTGATTTAGTCCAAAAAATGTGTTAACGTACTGCTACTCTCTCACTGGTCAGCTAGAGGATGGAAAGTGGCtataaaataaaacaagttGGACCCTTATCCCATATTTATGGAATAAAGATGTTTTGCTTTGGCTTCTAAGCATCAATGGCATATGGCAAAGTTCTTAGGCACCCAATTGAAGTTTTATGGTTACAATTAAATTAAGTGATTTGTTTGATGATGCCCTTGAAACAGAGAAGGAAATAAAACACCTTGAAGATAGCTCACTGAATTCAAAACTAGGAACATTGAGAATAAGTTATTAACTTGCTTTTTACACCAATATGTCATCTTTGAGGCCAAGAAGGGGAGCATAAAGCTTTTATTTAAAACTTAATATTTCTCTCTTGCCTTACCAAAGATATGCTGCCTTTGTCATGGCTTGTCACATGTTATTGTTGCAGTGATTGTGTTACTTATTTGGAAAATTCATGAGAATTCTAGTGATCCAATTTTGCAATGCTTTGGGTATCCctttatattctttgatttttttatagTCGCTGGACTCGAGAGATCTTCCACATGCCCTTTGGTCACTATAACTAGAACTAAGTAATCACATGAATTTAGAATGGTGGGGTGGGTTGGCAATGTAGAATTTGAATGATTGAATCATGAATGTATTTGGGAGGAAGTTCTTTTGCTTTTAGAATGAGGTGATATTTATACAGGGCTATAGCATGAACTTTTGGACTCTCCAAAGGAATATCAAACACAAATTATACCTTAAGCAGCTGCCAAGCAAAGTAACTTTTCTATATACGATATTCCTCTAAATTATGTAATACTTGTAAGAGGTTAAAACCTATCTATTGATTAAGATCTTTTATAGAAAAGTTACTTTGCTTATATATAGAAAGATCTTTTATGTCCCATCCCTTTCTAACTTATATTTGTCttcctgaaaaagttgtttgcCTCAATTTTCATGTCTGGGGTAGTCGACTTCAGTCACCTTAATGTGTATATCTGTGATATTCATGTATATAACAAGAAATATGCAACAAATAACAAACacagtttttattttaaaaagaagATTTTATTAAGGCAAGCTAGAATGGCTGGGTTAAGAAAAGTTTGAGATAGGGAATTAGAACTCAAGCATTTTCTCATAAATTCCTTGAAAGTTTTGTTAACCATGAGTAAACCTTCTTTGATTTACTTTACTCTTTTATTGTTCATTCCTCGCTGCTTGGCTCTTTTTATACTTTTTTGTTCCATaatacaccttttttttttccttcttgtatCAAAGTGGAAATTATCATTTCATATTCTCCTCTTATGGTTGCCACTGCCTCAACACAGTTTATGCATGCACCCTTTCTGTTAACTCCAATTTAGAATAAATGTGCAGGTAGTGCTTGACTTGGATGAGACTTTAGTATGTGCATACGAGACATCTAGCCTGCCTGCTGTTGTGCGTAGCCAGGCTGTTGAAGCTGGTCTCAAGTGTTTTGAGCTGGAATGCATATCAATAGATAAGGTAGCTGtcttttaaatttttacatCTTATTTATCTGTTTGTCTAATTTTTATTCTCTAAAAAGGAACTTATTTGAAGTTGAAATTGCTGAGCTGAAGGAGGTTGAAGGAAAACAAAAGGTGAATCATGTTACTGTGTTCGAGCGTCCTGGTTTGCAAGAGTTCCTACAGCAAATTAGTGACTTTGCAGACCTTGTTCTCTTTACTGCTGGTCTTGAAGGTCTGattttatctaatatttttatttatgggACATCCTTGTTTAACATAATTTTTTATCCTTACTGCATTTGAATTTTCATTCTTTGATATTATTTCAGGTTATGCTAGACCACTTGTTGATAGAATTGATATTGAAAATAGATTTAGTCTTCGTCTTTATCGGCCTGCAACAGTTAGCACGTAAGTTATGCTTATCTCAATGATAGCTGCAGCTCTCTTAGaattgattttatttgcttgaaatatacttttttcaattgttttcttgaggcttgttgttgttgttactTTAACAGTGTGGCGGATACTTTGAAGTGATATTAATTAATATGATAGTTTCAATCTTGACCAAAACATTTGGGTTTATAATTGCCCCAGACATTCACCAAGGTACATTTAAGGCCTCATTGACTTCGACTAAAAGTATATGAAAGAACTTTGGACCCCTTGGACTAGACAGGGATGAGGATGCCTCATTCTTCTTGCCCTTCTTTAGTCCTTTTGACCGAATAGTGGGGTGTTTTAAGATGGCTTCACTTTTTGATTGTGTAGCTTGAGAATTTTTTGATTCGAAAGAAGTTTGAAAATTGTGATCCCTCAAGTACCTAGGAGATGTAGTTGGAATCTGATTTTGCATTTTAACCAAGTGCAAAATAATTCATGTGTTCACTTTTGGCAGAGAGACCCATGTGACAGGGAGCTCCCTTCTGCAAGATGGTGAGCTCCCTTTTGTGAATGGGTTCTTGTAGACGATCCTTGTTTGTTTGGGATTTATTTCTTCCTGCTTTTTTAGGAAAtcttttgtccttttttttttgagaaacttTCTTCCGTGAACCTAGTATAAGCCAATGCATTGTCTTCTAGTGATGATGAGTAATCTTTTATGATGAAGGCCTCTTGTTTCCTGTCTCCTATTCTTGTTTTGTCTATTTGGGGGAATTGGTTTGACCTACAAGAAATGCGAAAAATGAAAATCTCTTAGCAACCTTGTTTGTCTTATTGTTGGAGTAGCACAAGTTACATAATTATCTCTATTCTTATTGTTGAAGTAACACAAGTTACATAATTATCTCTATTTTTTCACCCGTTTGAAGATATATAAAGTCTGATCGGTTCCCTTTATATGAACTGAAAACCAACAAAATGGAATTGGAGGTTAACCGTATGATGCTGCACATCTTTTAGAGTTATCTTTGCGGATGATATTTTATTGTTCTTCCAGGAGTGTTTTCGTTATTCTAATATAATGATTATTATTAACTCCTATTTGTGGGTAACTGCAGTATAGAGTAGATTTATGATGATATTTAAATTATAATTAATGGaatttagttaaaaaaataaaaaaatattgtcaTGAATAATTTTATAagcttttatgattttttttgtatCTGAGCATACAGGATCTACATTTTTCATGCATATGTTTTTCTATAGATCAGATGTTTTCCTGTTCAAATTTTGCCATTTTTGCTTTGATAACCTTGTGAGTGCTAATTTTCTTCCACTTGGCTTAGATTATCTGTTTTCTATTTTCACATTTATGCAAAGTCTCAAAACCTGTGACTCTCAAGATATGAACCACCAGGCAAGAACAAAGCAAGCCTCTGAACCAATTCACATGGAAATATAACTATAAAATGTCCACAATTCTTGTCACATGAATTACTGATTAGCGATCATGAAGAACATATTTTATCATGACTACCCATTTTACTGTCCCTTTTACTTGTCTAATAATCCCTGAATAAATGTTAATTCAGTTTCTCCTTTTTGTCCTCTAAATCATTATGGATGTAATATTGGCAGTTCAGAAGATCATATGCCAAATCTAGTAAGTTGGAAAATATGTGCAGATTTGTGGAATCTGCCAACTAGAACCAATCTACATATGAATAGAGTTGATAATTAAAATTCTGTAGCCCACTGGAGCATGTGGTATTTCATCTGCCTCCATTGCACTGTAGCCAAAAGAATTCAGATGTGGGCCCACATGATTCTCTGTACACTTTAGCCATCATATATTGTGATGTATTTCATATATTTCACGTACAAAGATATCATCAAATTTTCTGACAAGTTCAGTTCACATATAAGCACAAAACAGAATGTTTTTGCTCTAGACCACTGTTTACCTTCCAAAAGTCAATGTATTATGTCTGCCAGGATCTGGATCTTGCTCCTTATGATGGGATGTAGAGATTAGCTGCATTCTGGACTTGGTATTTAGATGCATTTTTCCTGCCAGTTTCTATGAGTTGAAACTGGCGCTTGGTTTGCAAATATGTTTACGGTGCTGCAGTACCTGAAGAATGCCCAGTGGCAAGAGATTCCTTCatctatttattctttttatgtCTATGCAAACATAGGCCCAAACTTTTTAAGGGTTCAGGAACTACATGGACAATGAAGAATGCCCTAAGTCATTTACCTGAGAAGACCTCTGGGTTTGTATTTTATTAAGGCGCATCAAAACTTGTGAGCATAAAATTAAGAGATTTACCCCACCATCTAGACTTCCAATGTGGTATCAGGGTTCCTGATGCACTTACATAATTGTCTCTTGTATAGGGTTCCTTTACCACTATGACAACCCATTGTATTTACATTTATaatgtatatttttatttgttaaatcTGCATGTCGAATTAATTTTGAATGCATTCTACACCAAGTGATGTTTGGAATCATTTCCACCCTGGATTAACtcgttcttttatttttttgtaattctATTATTTAAACCAGGGAATACAGGGAACATGTCAAGGATCTTACTTGCCTATCAAAAGATCTATGCCGAACTGTTCTTGTTGATAACAACCCGTTCAGCTTCTTGCTGCAGCCATTGAATGGAATACCATGTGTTCCATTTTCTGCTGGACAGCCTTATGATGAGCAGGTAAGAAGAATTTGAACCTTCCAATCAATTTAATGAAGGGAAAGCTAATTTATGTTGCGATAAATAGGTATCTCATAACTATAATTATGTTCTATCTTTCAAATCTCATATTTTTCTTATCATGTTCTGCTTTCAGCTTATGGCGGTTGTTTTTCCTCTTCTTAAGCACCTCTCTCTCCAGAAGGATGTCAGGCCTGTACTACATGAAAGATTTCATATGCCCGAGTGGTTCCAAAAGCATGGGATCCCTCCCTCTAATCAGACTTTGTGATGTTTCCTGAATAGAATTAAGAAGCTATGGCTCTTCGAGCACCTGAACTGACAGATGCCTGCTGTGCCACGATGCCATCCGATCCCTGGAATGCCTGTACATTATTAAATTGTTGAATGCTCCTAATTAGAAGTTGGAATTCAATAGTATTTCATCCAACTTGTTCAATCACGGAAAAGCTATGTTTGTCTGTGCAATTTAGATAAAACTCAGCACTGTACTTATGCAGCAGAAAATTTACTCTGATTTCTTGTAATTGTTTATACAATTGTAAGATGATAGTCAAGATCTGTTAGTGGATGAAATAATCAGCCGATGAGGTTTTGAAGCATTTTtgtttcaatttgagtgcctgTTTGGAATATGATGGAGGCTAAAATGGAATAATTTTCTCAAAGCAAAAGAGGCTATAACTTCATCAGGAATGATTGACCAAAGAGAAGTGGtcagaagtaaaatctaaattacTTGCAGATTATGTGCTGCTTGCCCGACTTCTCGCATTTGCATTATTGAGAAAAGCGCCGGGCATGAGTAAAGGTGTTTAATTCTTGATAATATCATCCATGCGTACAAGTCCTATGATATCATCCATCTCTTTTCTGGGAGAAACTATACTCTACATTGCGTGCACCATTTGATTGTGAACACGGCTAATCATAgctatttgtttttttaggcTCTATTCATTGAGCACTTATCTCAGTGCATCTGTATAAGAATGAGTAGTTGTAATTGGCTACATGACCTCGATCCCTCTAAACACTTATCTCGATGCATCTGTACAAGAATGAGCGGCTATAATTGGCTGCATGCATGACCTCTACTTCTCTGTAtgcatgtttttattttattttattttcttgagaGGGCACGGCATTCTTATTATTAGCatccccaattttttttttttttttttaagtttcagattatgGGAGCATATTATtattacaattttttttgagaatgtCAGTTCATTTAATTACTAAAATTATCTAATATTATATTGTTGGTAAAATTATTGGATATTGATAGAAGTGATATATTAGAACTCTCTCTGATAGTATCATTGGATCGTTGGATGTTGATATTAGTGACTTGAGTTCGTTTGGTCTGTAGCTTGATTTTATCGTCTCCTCATATCCTAGGCCCTTGTCTTTGAATTCCGTCGCTTCTCCTCCCCTTGTTCCCAACCATCCAAGGGTtggaaaaaaaggggaaaaaaaattcttgcCCTACTTTTGTTCGCGGAATTCCGACGCTAATAAAGTCGTCCGTTGCGGCACCgggtttcttatttttcccttttttttgtgcGATACAGATGGATTCCTCCTCCAAAGCCTTGAAGATGGTCAAGCTGAAGCCCATCGACGCGACTCCGGCGAGCTTCGCGGAGTTCGGCCAGGTGGTCTCAGCGTCGCCGGACGGACAGGAGTACGGGCCCCATGATGCCCAGTTGGAGCTCCATCGCGGCACCCCAAGGAAAGAAAAATCTCGGTCTCTTTTAGACTTTTATTAATCTTTTCATACGATGCTCCATCTCTCTCGGCCATATTTAGGAACTTTTTGAGGCAGGcagttttcttgattttttttttttgttgctgtcGTCGTTTTTTCTCGTTCTGGCAATTGTGTCTTGGCactcttctttcttttagctCTTTTGCAAACTTCTCCATTTGATCCAGAATTCCCTTTATTAAGAAGGCATTTTACTTTCACAGTTAGAAGGAATTTGGGTTTCATGAGTGGCTGACTAAATGCGTTGGATTTCTAAAATTGTTTCGCTGAATCTATCATTCTACTATATCAATTACTTTTTCTGGAAATATAGAAACAAAAACTACCTCTTAGACATCAAGGGCATGTTTGGTTTGTGACTGGAATCAGAATTGGAATGGAATTTGAATACTAgggattggattttggaaggacTGGTGTATTTTTTGTGAGAACccgtcccacatcgattattcgtcgggtagatcttggatacttatataggatcaagaaacttaaataatactTTCTGTCTAGCTATTTTAGGTGAGGTGCTGGATCGTgataaatgatatcagagcggatccaTCTCATAATCTATGGACTAGGGGACATTGCAGCATAGATCTATTGAGGCAAACAATGGGTCgatcatggtgcttgtgattaaatttgaatggatttaaattTTTAACCTGACGAGGATGCCACGGTTTAAACGGAAAGAGTATGTGAGAACCCGTggaggcgtgtgtttagtcctacatcgattattcgctggataaatTTTGGGTTGTTACATTCTTTCTAGAGTCTAACTCCTCCCAACTCCAAATGTTTTTAGATGCATAGCTTCTGTCAACAATAGCCAAATTTCTTTGTTTGTGACTTGAATGCCTTATTCTGTCTTGCTCTTGGACTTGACTAGATGCATAAAAGGAACTTTATGATCTCTTTTTTATTTGTAACATTTTGCCTGGCCATCAGATTGGTATAGATATTACACTTTACATGGTGGCATATCTTTATTATTTAGACTATACGACATGATGCACCTCATACGGTCATACCCATAGACAGTGATTAAACGAGAAGGATATGAGTGGCCGTATTTGAGAGGCTGCTTTGAAATGTGAATGGTTCTGTAATTGTCTCGTGCAACTCTGTATCTATGTGGATACATATCAGTTGGCATCTTCAACTTGTTGACCACCTTTGGAGACAATATTGCATCTCATTGTAAATGATCATTTTATGCGCTTCTTTCCACATCTACCTTCAATTTGGAAGGTAGGTTTTTCAACATATAAAGTCATTCCTTGAACCATAAGCATGTCTgagtttcttcctcttcttataTTTCTGGAACTGAGCCTGATATTTTTGTGCAAGTAGCATCAGAATCACATATTTGGTTGATCCCAGGATCTATGCCGAAATTTCTGCTATTTTACGCAGCCATGGCTTATGACTAACTGAAGCACACTGGCCCCTAAATTATGGGATTCTAAAAAGCATTTTATCTATGCAAATCTCAGCTTTTAGAGTGATCATGTCAATGTCCAATATAGACATGTAGAACTGAAGTTCTCATTGACACAGGCTGACATTTCCGCACTGATGTGCAATTTTGAGTCCAATCTCCcaagcaattgcaaaaactGTTGCCTTGATAGTTTATCTTTTTCTCTTAACAGGTTATATATAATGCATTTGGAAGACCGAGAACTTAAATTTTCTAAAATCACTCATCATGCAAATGTAACCCAGTGCCTTGGTTCTGTTGGCGGGCAAGAGTGGTATCTTGGTGTTGCTAAGGCTTCCATATTGGATGAAAGCAATGTTAGTAAAGAGGATGGCAGAGAACTTATGCAATCAACCTGTGGACATTATTACATGCCTCCTCATCCTGAAGATGTTTGCATTTTTCGAATTGCCGGTCCCAAATTTCTGAAGCTTAATGTCGGGACATGGCATGCAGGTCCGTTGTTCAAGACAAGGACTATGGATTTCTATAATCTAGAGCTAAGCAACACTAATGtaagcattttctttttttttttcttaataattGGAGCAGCTTATTTTTTAATGCTATTTTAAATTTGATTTCTGATAAGACTTTTATATAGATCTGATGTTCATAACTTTCTTTCCTTCTATTGAAGTGGAATTTTTTTAGTTGGAAGCAGGAACAAAGGTGCATTGTCCACTCAACTAAGTCTGGACATGAAATTCCAATTCTTGAGTGTGCAGTGACACCACCTTTCAGTTCTTACTAATAAAAAACTACTCCCCATTATTTACAGAACTTAATATTTGAACTGTAGTTCATTCTCTTCTGACTCAGAAATTTTATGATTATCAAATCAGAGGTTGTTGATTACCATTGAAAACACCCTGCTTTAATATGACAGCGCCTTGAATGTTTGGAACATCATGTCTTCATCTTATTTAATTGATGAAACTCTCAGTGTGGATGAGTAACAGCTACCTCAACTTTTATCGGGGAGCTGAAGAGGGGGAGAAGAGACGATCGAAACATTCTTATGGTTGAAGAACATTAGAGTTGCTTAAATATCATGTGAGGTGAAAAGGGGAAGGTAGAGAATGGGGGCCTCAGGGAAATGCAGATAATCCAAAAACCTTATGTAATATGTGAAAGAAGATAGATTTTTTTCCTTATGAAAACcaaacatgtttttttttttattttttttttatttttttttataggaaTCTGCAGTTTTGGATGCCATAATCATCCATGGTAATTAGATAGGCGAATTACAGAATCATTAAAATAATGCTGGTTGGTTTGTAGTATattttaggtatttttcttcGGAACACCTTTGACTGTCAATGATGGCAGGTCTTAGGAACATTCTGTTTTATAACATAGAGTTGATGAGGAGATGGAAT
The Phoenix dactylifera cultivar Barhee BC4 chromosome 3, palm_55x_up_171113_PBpolish2nd_filt_p, whole genome shotgun sequence DNA segment above includes these coding regions:
- the LOC103718412 gene encoding uncharacterized protein LOC103718412 isoform X1: MDSSSKALKMVKLKPIDATPASFAEFGQVVSASPDGQEYGPHDAQLELHRGTPRKEKSRLYIMHLEDRELKFSKITHHANVTQCLGSVGGQEWYLGVAKASILDESNVSKEDGRELMQSTCGHYYMPPHPEDVCIFRIAGPKFLKLNVGTWHAGPLFKTRTMDFYNLELSNTNVVDHTTHDFLRNDGVIFLVED
- the LOC103718402 gene encoding carboxy-terminal domain RNA polymerase II polypeptide A small phosphatase 1-like — translated: MAELAAAEVYAAAGRRTTTGQAWRTVLGWLGFLFQILLQILRGTPSWAQVLSFVGLRHPLLSSSSSSSPAFKPLPAEAPNDTPPPPPPEVLDKLTVVLDLDETLVCAYETSSLPAVVRSQAVEAGLKCFELECISIDKEVEGKQKVNHVTVFERPGLQEFLQQISDFADLVLFTAGLEGYARPLVDRIDIENRFSLRLYRPATVSTEYREHVKDLTCLSKDLCRTVLVDNNPFSFLLQPLNGIPCVPFSAGQPYDEQLMAVVFPLLKHLSLQKDVRPVLHERFHMPEWFQKHGIPPSNQTL
- the LOC103718412 gene encoding uncharacterized protein LOC103718412 isoform X2, with product MDSSSKALKMVKLKPIDATPASFAEFGQVVSASPDGQEYGPHDAQLELHRGTPRLYIMHLEDRELKFSKITHHANVTQCLGSVGGQEWYLGVAKASILDESNVSKEDGRELMQSTCGHYYMPPHPEDVCIFRIAGPKFLKLNVGTWHAGPLFKTRTMDFYNLELSNTNVVDHTTHDFLRNDGVIFLVED